The sequence below is a genomic window from Brooklawnia cerclae.
TCCTTGCCGTCCACCACGAAGTCCTGCCGGAAACCCCCGAGCACCTCGCGGACGAGTTCGTCCCCGATGTCCCGCAATGCGGAGAACTGCTGGTCGAGCACGCCCACCTGCACGGTCTTGCCGCGCTTGACGCGTCCGGCCGTCGGCTGCACGGTGCCCGCGACCAGGCCCAGCAGAGTCGACTTGCCCGCACCGTTGGCGCCGAGGATGGCCGTGCGCTCCCCCGGGGCTATCCGCCACTCCACGTCGCGCAGCACCTGGTGGTCACCGAACGAGACCCCGGCGCCGAGCAGGTCGACGACATCCTTGCCGAGGCGGGCGGTGGCGAGTCGGGAGAGTTCCAGGCGGTCGCGGGGCTCCGGCACGTCGGCGATCAACTGGTTGGCCGTCTCGATGCGGAACTTCGGCTTGGACGACCGCGCCGGTGCGCCGCGGCGCAGCCAGGCGAGTTCCTTGCGCATGAGGTTCTGCCGCTTGGCCTCGGTGGCGGCGGCCATCCGGTCGCGCTCGACCCGCTGCAGCACGTAGGCCGCGTACCCGCCCTCGAAGGGCTCCACGATCCGGTCGTGCACCTCCCACGTGGCGGTCGCGACCTCGTCGAGGAACCAGCGGTCGTGCGTGACGACGAGCAGCCCGCCCGTGTTCCTCGCCCACCGCGTCGTCAGGTGTGCCGCCAGCCAGGCGATGCCCTCGACGTCGAGATGGTTGGTCGGTTCGTCGAGCGCGATCACGTCCCACTCGCCGACCAGCAACGCTGCCAGGGCGACCCGCCGGCGCTGCCCACCGCTCAGGGTCCCGATGGTCGCCTCCCACCCGAGGTCGGGGACGAGCCCCGCGATGACATCGCGTACCTTCGGATCGCCGGCCCATTCGTGCTCGGGCCGGTCGCCGACGATCGCGTACCCCACCGTCGTCCCCGGATCCAGCCCGTCCGACTGCTCCAGGACGCCCATGCGGACGCCACCGCGGCGGGTCACCCGTCCCGAGTCGGGCTCCAACCGGCCTGAGAGCATGCCGAGCAGGCTCGACTTGCCGTCGCCGTTTCGTCCCACGATGCCGATGCGATCGCCGTCGTTCACCCCGAGCGTGACAGAGTCGAACACGATCCGCGTCGGGTACTCCAGGTGGAGGGCTTCAGCCCCAAGAAGATGAGCCATATCCCTACAAGGGTAGAAGGTCTCCCGGCATCACCGCCCCGGCGCCCACGCCGCAGCCGGGTGCCACACGCCCCGTCGTCCAGCCGGGCTGCTCCCCGGCAGCGCTTATGGCGGCCATCAGGAACCGGTCTTGGTGGACGCCCGGCACCGCCCATAGCGTTGGGAGCATGCGACTTCGGAACACTTCACGACCCGGAAACAACGCATGAGCGGTGACGAGGAACAGCCGGGTACCACACGCCCGACAGATCCGCTCAACCCGTGATCGGCGTCCTCACCGGCTTTTCGATCATCGGCTCGGTCATCGCCCTCGGCTACGTCATCCAGCGAACGGGGCTGATCGGCGACAACGCTCTTCTCCCGCTCTCACGGCTGATCTACTTCTTCGCGAGCCCCGCGCTGCTGTTCACGGTCATGGTCTCCGCGGATGTCGGCGTCCTCTTCTCGCGCGGCGTGCTCGTGACGGCGATGACGATGGCCATCTGTGTGGCCGCGTTCGTGGCCGCGTCCCGGCTGCTGTTCCGCATGCCGGCTCCCGACACCGTGATCGGGATCCTCACCTCGGTGCAGGCGAACGCGGGGAACATCGGCCTCCCGGTGTCGGTCTACGTGCTCGGCGACGCGCAGTACGTGGCGCCGGTGATGCTGCTCCAGAATCTCGTGCTGACGCCGGTCTGCCTGATCATCCTCGACCTGTCGACGCAGGCCACCATCGACCTGCGCACGGTCGTCCTGCAACCCGTCCGGAACCCCGCGATCATCGCCTCACTGTCCGGTCTGGTCATCGCCGTGTCCGGCGTCCACGTGCCCGATGTCCTGCTGCAACCCGTCGAACTGGTGGGGGACGCCTGCGTCCCGCTCTTCCTGCTGACCTTCGGCATGGCGCTGCACGGCCAGCGTTTCCTCGCTCCGGGATCCGGCCGCCGTCAGGTCGCGACGGTCACCGCCGTCAAGGTTCTGGTGATGCCGGTGGCCGCGTTCGTGCTCGGACGCTACGTGTTCGGCCTGCCCGACGCGGTCCTGTTCCCGGTCGTGGTCGTCGCGGCGCTGCCGACCGCGCAGAACGTCTACAACTTCGCGGTCAGGTTCGGGAAGGGCGAATCCATGACCATCAGCGCCGTGATGCTGACGACCCTGTTGTCCGTGCCCATCCTTGTGCTCATCGCCGGGGTGCTTCACCCCTAGTACCGTGCGTGAGCCCGCCGAAGGTGCCTATGCGGTCGGCCTCAGGCGCGAGGTAACTTCGTCCCCGGTCATATCGCGAGCCCTGGCCTCCGCGATCTCCGCGCGGATCAGCTCGATGACCGCGGCCGCGCCGTCGGACATCGGTTGCCGTACGGACGTGCACAGCGCGAAGGTGGCGCTCATCGCCGGTTCGACGATGGGGAGGATCTGGAACTCGTCGGCGGAGAAGAGCTCCTCCGCGACCGACTTCGGCAGACACGTTGCTCCCAGGCCGGCCTTGACCACCTGGTGGAGCCCGGTGGGCGGATTGATCTCCGCGCGAACCGCGAGTTCCAGGCCTGCCGCCTGGAAGCCTCGGTCGATGATCTGCCGGAGGACGTGCTGCGGCTGCGGGAGGAACAGTTCGAGCGCGCTCACCTCGTCGAGGGTGATCTCGGTGGCCCCCGGCTCGACGACGCGCAGGTCGGGACTCGCCACGAGGTAGATGTCCTCGGTACGGATCGGCTCGAACCGGAGCCCTCGGATCGGGCCCGGGTCGTAGATGATCGCCGCGTCGAGCAGCCCCATCTTGATCGCCTGGCTGAAGATCACCGAGAGGTTGTCGGCGTAGTGCAGCACCAGGTTCGGGTAGCGCTCCTGCACCTTGCGGAGCACCACCACACCGAACTCGTTGGCACAGCTGAAGCTCCCGAGACCGACGGACACGTAGCCGGAGACCCCGCCCGAGCCTTTCCTGATCTCGATGCCGGCCGCCCGTTCGAGACGAAGGATTCCCTGGGCATATCGGTACAGGGACAGCCCCTCAGGAGTCGGCGAGACACCGCGCCGCGTCCTCACGAGCAGTCTCTGGCCGAATTCGCTCTCCAGAGACGCGATGTGCTGGCTCAGCGCCGGCTGCGCCAGATGCAGGAAATCGGCCGCCCGGCTGATGCTCCCCGCGTCGACGATCTGGACGAAATAGTGGAGTTTTCGAGTTTCCATCTGGTCACCCCTGCCTGGCCCGGGCGTAATCCCGCACACGATACGGCACAAGTGTTTCATCGATGTTTCAGTCGTGTGTCGCATCGATTCCATGACTTATTCAGCCATAAGGCAACGAGATGACAGACACAAAAATACCGTATCCAGAATATACGTGGATGAAACATTCCGTCGGTAGCGTCGCCAGCGTCCGTAGAAGCGACACTTCCTTCGAAAACGCAGGGATGCCATGGCAATTGCCCAATTGAATGCACCGAATGTCGATGAGGCCATCGCCGTCGACGGTTTATCGGTGTCTTATATCGCAGACGGCGAGCCCATTCCCGCGGTGCACGGGATCAGCTTTTCTCTCGCGCCATCGGAGAGGCTCGCAATCGTCGGGGAATCCGGTTCGGGAAAGTCCACACTCGCCACCGCCGTGGCCGGTCTCATTCCCTGGTACGTCGCAGAAATCACCTGCGAATCGGCGCGGATCGGCGGTGTGCCGGTGGAGATGCGTGCCGGCAGGGACGTCATCCCGAGGCGCCGAAAGGGCGTCTCGATGATCTTCCAGGACGCCATGACCTCGCTGGACCCCGTGGCCTCGATCGCCCACCAGTTCCGCACCGTGCTGCCCGCGGGGCATGGGACGACCCGGGCGCAGGTACGCCGGACCACGCTCGAATGGCTGGCGAAGGTCGGCATCCACGAACCCGACCGGGTGGTGAAACTGCATCCCCACGAGCTCTCCGGCGGCATGCGCCAGCGGGTCATGATCGCGCTCGCCCTGTGCAGCGCACCCAAGGCGCTCATCGCGGACGAACCGACCTCGGCCCTGGACGCGTCACTGAGCCGGCGGATCATGGACCTCATCCTGGAGCTCACCGAGGAGCTCGGCACGGCATTGATCATCATCACCCACGACGTCGACCTCGCCCGCACCTACACCGACCGCACCCTCGTGCTCAGCCACGGCGAGATGCAGGACCTGTGCGCGACCAGCGAGCTGTCCTCCCCCGAGCGCTCGGCGTACACGCGAGCCCTGATGCGCTGCGTCCCCCGGATCACCGACTACGACCTCGACACGCTCCCCACTCTCATGACGTCGAATCCGAGCCACTCGATCGCGGAGGTCATCTCGTGAACCCGTCGGACTTCGAACTCGTCCTCTCCGGGGTCCGCAAGGACTTCGGCCATCGGAACAGGCGGTTCACGGCGGTCCAGCCCCTGGACCTCAGGGTCGACCAGGATTCCAGGATCGGAGTGATCGGCGAGTCGGGATCCGGGAAGTCGACACTCGCCCGGATGATCGTCGGCCTCGAGCGACCGACCGACGGCGTGATCACCTTCGACGGGCGACCGGTTCCCGAGTGGCTGGCCATGCGGTCGTCCCGGCTCGAATACCGCCGTTACGTGCAATACGTCGCACAGGACACCTCGTCGTCCTTCGACCCGCGGAAGACCCTGTACGACGCGGTGTCCGCTCCGCTCCGGTTCCTGTGGGGCATCACCGACCCCGCCCAGCTGAGGACGCGCCTCCACGCGATCGCCGAGGAGCTCTCCCTCGACCCCCGGTTGTACGACCGCCACCCGCACCAGGTGTCCGGTGGGCAGCGGCAGCGCTTCGCGCTCGCGCGCTCGCTGGTCGTCGAGCCGCGCCTGCTCATCTGCGACGAGGTCGTGTCGGCGCTCGACGTCTCGGTGCAGGGCACGGTGCTCAACCTCATCAAGAGCCACATCACCCGGCACGGCATGGGACTGCTCTTCGTCGCGCACGGCCTGCCGGCGGTGGCGTTCATCAGCTCCGAGCTGCTCGTGATGAAGGAGGGCGCCGTCGTCGAGACCGGCCCGGTGGGACGGATCGTGAGTGCCCCCGAACATCCCTACACGCGTGAGCTGCTCTCGGCCCACGCCGGACCCGACAGCGCGAGGGTGGAGGTCGCACGATGAGCTGGTACGAGCGGAACCGATGGTGGGTTCTTCGGCTGATCAGGCTTCCCATCGACATCTTCGTGTTCGCGACCCTCGCCTTCTTCCTGATCCGGCTGCTCCCGGGAGACCCGGTGGCGGTCGCGCTCGCGACGCGCAGCGACCCCGTGACCCCGGAACTCGAACAGACCCTGCGCGTCGAGATGGGGCTGGACGGGACGCTGTGGGATCAGCTGCTGCGCTTCTGGGCAGGCCTCCTGCACGGCGACCTCGGGACGTCGCTGGAGACCGGGATCCCCGTCACCCAGGAAGTGCTCAGCCGGCTGCCCGCCACCGTCGAGATCATCCTGCTCGGCCTGGGCGGCGCGTTCACCGCGACCATGATCCTCGGGTTCTGCTACATCAGGTTCGCCAACGACAAGCTGCGACGCGGCATCCGGCTCATCTCCAGCTTCGCGACGAGCGTGCCCGTGTTCGTCGTCGCGATCTTCGGCATCATCATCTTCTACGTCGTCCTGCACTGGCTGCCGGCGCCGCTCGGCCGCGTGGCCTCGGGCACGCTGCCCGTCGTCACCGGGTTCCCACTCCTGGACGAGGCGCTGAGCGGACGCTGGGACCTGCTCGGGCAGACACTGATCCGCTACATCCTGCCGGTGGGCGCCATGGTGCTCACCTACACACCGAACCTGCTCACCCAGTTCATCGGCGGCCTCGACAGGGAGCTCACCCAGACCGCGACCCGCTTCCAGGTGGCGGCCGGGGCCCGGCGTCCGTGGATCTACTTCAGCGTCATGCGGCGCTCGGTCTCCAGCGTGGTGGTGATCTTCGGCCTGTTCTTCGGCGCACTGATCGGCGGCGCCGTGGTGATCGAGAGCCTGTTCGGCTTCGGCGGGCTCGGACAGCTCGGCGTCAGGGCCGTCGGATCGGTGGACTTCCCGGCGCTGCAGGGCTTCCTGATCCTGATCGTGGCTTTCTGCCTCGTGATGTTCCTCCTTGTCGATCTCGTGAACATGTGGCTCGATCCGCGACGCCGGCCCGGCGTGGCGAGCGAGGGGAAGTGACCATGCTGCAAACGCAACAACCGGCGCTCGGCACGACCGTGGCGCGTACTCGTCCGGCCTTCCCGTGGGGACGAACCGTGGCCGCCTTCCTGCCCCTGGTGCTGATCATCGCCGTCGCGGTGCTCGCCCCGGTCATCACGCCCTACGATCCGGTGCGCACCGTGGGCGCGGCCAGAACCCCACCGTCGGCCGAGTTCTGGTTCGGCACCGACGCCGTCGGGATGGATGTGTTCTCCCGGGTGATCTACGGCGCACGGATAGCCGTGCGCTTCGGGATCACCGTCGCCCTGTGGGCGACCGGCCTCGGTATCCTTCTGGGCACGTTCATCGGGCTGTCGGAGAGCAGCCGGGGAATCCTGAGCACCGTCGGCCGGACCCTCAATCGCATCAGCGACTACATCATCGCCATTCCCGACATCATCCTCGCCGTGGTCGTCGTCGGCATCATGGGATCCTCCGATCTCGCGCTCACGGTGGCGATCATCCTCGCCCTGGTGCAGGCCCCGATCAAGCTCACCCGCATGGAAGTGCTCCGCGTCCGGAACGAGGCATACCTGGAGGCCGCAGAACTGGCCGGGGAAGGCAGGCTGCATTCGGCATTCGTCCACGTGATCCCGAATTCCCTGGGACCCGCGATGCGCAACATGCCGCTGATCTTCGGGAACTGCGTGATCATTCTCGCCAGTCTCGGATTCATCGGTGTCGGTGTGGACGCGCCGACACCCGAATGGGGATACATGATCTCCAGCGGCTTGTCGTCGCTCATGCTCGGCCGCTGGTGGGAATCAGTCTTCCCCGCCGTCGCGGTATTTCTCTCCGTGCTCGGAATCGCATATTCGTCCCGAGCGATCCCCAAGATGTGGCCGCGCATAGCGGCGCATGTGAAAAATCGGCCCTCGAAGAAAAGGAACGACCAATGTCCAGTCGAAGAAGAGCTCTGAAGCTGATCCCGGCTGTGGCCGCGATCGCGCTTCTGGTGAGCAGCTGCACCAATTCAGGCGACACCAACACCACCACCGATGCCAGTGACTCCATCACGGTCGCGATCGCGGCGATGCCGACGAGCTACGACCTCGAGGGCAACTGGGCCGCATCGAACGAGAACTACACCCTGTGGTCGCAGACCATGGTCGGACTCCTGCGGTACAAGTACGTCGAGACCGACGGCGTGCTCGTGCAGGACTTCAACCAGTACGAGGGCGTCCTCGCCGACGAGGACGAGCCGTACACGGTGAGCGACGACGGGCAGGACTACACCTTCCACCTCCGCGAGGGCGTCGTCTCGCAGGCGGGCAACCCGTTCACCGCCCAGGACGTCTACTACTCGATCGACCGCAAGCTCTCGGTCGACGGCGGCCGGCTCAACCAGATCAAGGACTACTTCTACTCGATCGACCAGCTCGAGATCGTGGACGACTACACGATCACGTTCCACCTGGACGACGTCGGCAACGACAACGTGTTCCTGCAGATGCTCACCGGTCAGATGGGCCGCATCTGGGACAGCACCGAGATGAAGGCGCACGCGACGACCGACGACCCCTGGTCGGAGGACTGGGCCGCCCAGAACACCGGGGCCGGCTACGGCCCCTACGACGTCGACTCCGTCACCGCCGACCAGCAGGTCGTCCTGACCGCGAACGAGGACTACGTGCTCGGCGCTCCCGCGATCAAGACGGTCACACTGCAGGTGGTGTCGGATTCCGGGACGCGCGCGCAGATGCTGGCGTCGAGCGACGTCCAGATCGCGGAGGCCCTGACGCCGACCGACCAGGAATCGATCCAGGACGACGAGAACGTGCAGATGGCCGAGGTCGACAACCCCATCGAGTTCGTCGATCTCGCCCTGGTGCAGAACAAGGCTCCCTTCGACGACAAGCTCGTGCGTCAGGCGTTCATGTACGCGGTGCCCTACGACGAACTGATCGAGCAGATCTACCGCGGTCGCGCCACGACCAGCCCCGGATGGTTCACCCCGACCATGGGCGTTCCCGGTCTGTCCACCGATCCCGCCTACACCTACGACATCGACAAGGCCAAGGAGCTCCTCGCAGAGGCCGGCAAGTCGAGCGTGGACGTCACGCTGACCGTCTCGAACGCGATCCCTGACATCGTCGACGCGGCGATCATGATCGCGTCCTACGCCAAGGACGCCGGCTTCAACGTCACGGTCGAACAGCTCGCACCGGCGGAGTTCGCCACCGGGCGTCTGGAGACGACGTTCGAGTCCATGTTGATGTCGAACCGCTCGCAGCAGCAGGCGCCGTCCTACGTCAGGAACTTCTTCCTCCCCGGTGACGTGAGCAACAGCGGCGCGTACGTGCCCACCGACGAGTGGCTCGCCCTGAACCAGGTCGCCATCGACGCGGGCACCGGCACGAGCGAGGAGGCGGCTCCGTACTGGGAGAAGGTTAACGAGTTCATCAACGACGACGCCAGCCAGCTGCCGATCCTGTACCGCCAGCCGAACCAGGCGTACGCCACGACGCTGGAGGGCATGTCGTACCGGTACGACAACACGGTCGACTACAGCGTCCTGACGCCTGCCGGCTCCTAGTGATCCACCCACCCGTCACCCAGTAGAAAGGCACTCGGCATGGCCACCTCCGTGAATCTGGTCGCCGACATCGGCGAGAGTTTCGGCCCCTACGAGATCGGACAGGACGAGCAGTTGCTCGACTACCTGTCGTCGGCGAACGTGGCGTGCGGTTTCCATGGCGGCGATCCCGTCATCATGGATCGGACCGTGCGGCTGTGCGCCGAGAAGGGTGTCGCCGTCGGCGCGCACCCCGGTTTCCAGGACCGCCGGAACTTCGGGCGCGTGACGATCGAGCTGCCACCCGAGCAGCTCTTCGCCGACACGCTCTACCAGATCGGCGCCCTGAGGGCGTTCACGGACCGGTACGGCACGACGATCCACCACGTGGCTCCGCATGGTCGCCTCGGCAACCTGACGGCCGTCGATCCGCGCTATGCGGAGCCCGTGTTCGAGGCGATCCACGCGTTCGACCCGCATGTGCGCGTGTCGGCGACCGGCGGCTCGGTGCTGGGTGAACTGGCCGTCGCGGCGGGCCACGAGCTCGTCGCGACGGGCCTGCCGGATCGTGGCTACGACCCGGACGGGCACCTGACCAACCGCCGG
It includes:
- a CDS encoding ABC-F family ATP-binding cassette domain-containing protein, which encodes MAHLLGAEALHLEYPTRIVFDSVTLGVNDGDRIGIVGRNGDGKSSLLGMLSGRLEPDSGRVTRRGGVRMGVLEQSDGLDPGTTVGYAIVGDRPEHEWAGDPKVRDVIAGLVPDLGWEATIGTLSGGQRRRVALAALLVGEWDVIALDEPTNHLDVEGIAWLAAHLTTRWARNTGGLLVVTHDRWFLDEVATATWEVHDRIVEPFEGGYAAYVLQRVERDRMAAATEAKRQNLMRKELAWLRRGAPARSSKPKFRIETANQLIADVPEPRDRLELSRLATARLGKDVVDLLGAGVSFGDHQVLRDVEWRIAPGERTAILGANGAGKSTLLGLVAGTVQPTAGRVKRGKTVQVGVLDQQFSALRDIGDELVREVLGGFRQDFVVDGKELTPAQLLERLGFAREHLSARVEELSGGQRRRLQLLLVLLAEPNVLILDEPTNDVDTDMLAAMEDLLDTWPGTLLVVSHDRYFVERVTDQQFAIIDGRLRHLPGGVDEYLRLRTSDSDEPNPAGSRAAPSPRSSAAEERAMRKEIAAAERKLERLSERVADIHERMAAHDQSDYQGLGRLSDELREAEAETTALEERWLELSERVG
- a CDS encoding AEC family transporter; protein product: MIGVLTGFSIIGSVIALGYVIQRTGLIGDNALLPLSRLIYFFASPALLFTVMVSADVGVLFSRGVLVTAMTMAICVAAFVAASRLLFRMPAPDTVIGILTSVQANAGNIGLPVSVYVLGDAQYVAPVMLLQNLVLTPVCLIILDLSTQATIDLRTVVLQPVRNPAIIASLSGLVIAVSGVHVPDVLLQPVELVGDACVPLFLLTFGMALHGQRFLAPGSGRRQVATVTAVKVLVMPVAAFVLGRYVFGLPDAVLFPVVVVAALPTAQNVYNFAVRFGKGESMTISAVMLTTLLSVPILVLIAGVLHP
- a CDS encoding LysR substrate-binding domain-containing protein, giving the protein METRKLHYFVQIVDAGSISRAADFLHLAQPALSQHIASLESEFGQRLLVRTRRGVSPTPEGLSLYRYAQGILRLERAAGIEIRKGSGGVSGYVSVGLGSFSCANEFGVVVLRKVQERYPNLVLHYADNLSVIFSQAIKMGLLDAAIIYDPGPIRGLRFEPIRTEDIYLVASPDLRVVEPGATEITLDEVSALELFLPQPQHVLRQIIDRGFQAAGLELAVRAEINPPTGLHQVVKAGLGATCLPKSVAEELFSADEFQILPIVEPAMSATFALCTSVRQPMSDGAAAVIELIRAEIAEARARDMTGDEVTSRLRPTA
- a CDS encoding ABC transporter ATP-binding protein is translated as MAIAQLNAPNVDEAIAVDGLSVSYIADGEPIPAVHGISFSLAPSERLAIVGESGSGKSTLATAVAGLIPWYVAEITCESARIGGVPVEMRAGRDVIPRRRKGVSMIFQDAMTSLDPVASIAHQFRTVLPAGHGTTRAQVRRTTLEWLAKVGIHEPDRVVKLHPHELSGGMRQRVMIALALCSAPKALIADEPTSALDASLSRRIMDLILELTEELGTALIIITHDVDLARTYTDRTLVLSHGEMQDLCATSELSSPERSAYTRALMRCVPRITDYDLDTLPTLMTSNPSHSIAEVIS
- a CDS encoding ATP-binding cassette domain-containing protein → MNPSDFELVLSGVRKDFGHRNRRFTAVQPLDLRVDQDSRIGVIGESGSGKSTLARMIVGLERPTDGVITFDGRPVPEWLAMRSSRLEYRRYVQYVAQDTSSSFDPRKTLYDAVSAPLRFLWGITDPAQLRTRLHAIAEELSLDPRLYDRHPHQVSGGQRQRFALARSLVVEPRLLICDEVVSALDVSVQGTVLNLIKSHITRHGMGLLFVAHGLPAVAFISSELLVMKEGAVVETGPVGRIVSAPEHPYTRELLSAHAGPDSARVEVAR
- a CDS encoding ABC transporter permease, with translation MSWYERNRWWVLRLIRLPIDIFVFATLAFFLIRLLPGDPVAVALATRSDPVTPELEQTLRVEMGLDGTLWDQLLRFWAGLLHGDLGTSLETGIPVTQEVLSRLPATVEIILLGLGGAFTATMILGFCYIRFANDKLRRGIRLISSFATSVPVFVVAIFGIIIFYVVLHWLPAPLGRVASGTLPVVTGFPLLDEALSGRWDLLGQTLIRYILPVGAMVLTYTPNLLTQFIGGLDRELTQTATRFQVAAGARRPWIYFSVMRRSVSSVVVIFGLFFGALIGGAVVIESLFGFGGLGQLGVRAVGSVDFPALQGFLILIVAFCLVMFLLVDLVNMWLDPRRRPGVASEGK
- a CDS encoding ABC transporter permease encodes the protein MLQTQQPALGTTVARTRPAFPWGRTVAAFLPLVLIIAVAVLAPVITPYDPVRTVGAARTPPSAEFWFGTDAVGMDVFSRVIYGARIAVRFGITVALWATGLGILLGTFIGLSESSRGILSTVGRTLNRISDYIIAIPDIILAVVVVGIMGSSDLALTVAIILALVQAPIKLTRMEVLRVRNEAYLEAAELAGEGRLHSAFVHVIPNSLGPAMRNMPLIFGNCVIILASLGFIGVGVDAPTPEWGYMISSGLSSLMLGRWWESVFPAVAVFLSVLGIAYSSRAIPKMWPRIAAHVKNRPSKKRNDQCPVEEEL
- a CDS encoding ABC transporter substrate-binding protein — translated: MSSRRRALKLIPAVAAIALLVSSCTNSGDTNTTTDASDSITVAIAAMPTSYDLEGNWAASNENYTLWSQTMVGLLRYKYVETDGVLVQDFNQYEGVLADEDEPYTVSDDGQDYTFHLREGVVSQAGNPFTAQDVYYSIDRKLSVDGGRLNQIKDYFYSIDQLEIVDDYTITFHLDDVGNDNVFLQMLTGQMGRIWDSTEMKAHATTDDPWSEDWAAQNTGAGYGPYDVDSVTADQQVVLTANEDYVLGAPAIKTVTLQVVSDSGTRAQMLASSDVQIAEALTPTDQESIQDDENVQMAEVDNPIEFVDLALVQNKAPFDDKLVRQAFMYAVPYDELIEQIYRGRATTSPGWFTPTMGVPGLSTDPAYTYDIDKAKELLAEAGKSSVDVTLTVSNAIPDIVDAAIMIASYAKDAGFNVTVEQLAPAEFATGRLETTFESMLMSNRSQQQAPSYVRNFFLPGDVSNSGAYVPTDEWLALNQVAIDAGTGTSEEAAPYWEKVNEFINDDASQLPILYRQPNQAYATTLEGMSYRYDNTVDYSVLTPAGS
- a CDS encoding LamB/YcsF family protein; translated protein: MATSVNLVADIGESFGPYEIGQDEQLLDYLSSANVACGFHGGDPVIMDRTVRLCAEKGVAVGAHPGFQDRRNFGRVTIELPPEQLFADTLYQIGALRAFTDRYGTTIHHVAPHGRLGNLTAVDPRYAEPVFEAIHAFDPHVRVSATGGSVLGELAVAAGHELVATGLPDRGYDPDGHLTNRRNPGALVTDPAQIVARAITMIEDGYVIAVDGSTRVPVPSGTILIHGDKPWALPAAKLLKAALAERGMEIRAL